A genomic segment from Ramlibacter agri encodes:
- a CDS encoding aminotransferase class I/II-fold pyridoxal phosphate-dependent enzyme codes for MTGRVHGGPGAQGAACYDFSTNANACGPCPQALAAVQGADALRYPDPASTRVREALAAFHGVAVERIVPAASASEMIFRLTAWAARSGVRQVALPRHSYGDYAQAARAWGLVPAADAALAWACEPSSPLGQGERDLHGADGAIVVLDRAYEPLRLTGASSFSGAQCDAMWQLWSPNKALGLTGVRGAYAIAPVAVDTAEAEAMAPSWPLGAHGEAMLLAWCESAVQQWLAASRATLRNWKDRQQALCRDLGWSLQPSDANFFVVQAPQLTAALPALRGQGVQLRDCASFGLRGHARLSVQPPAAQDALALAWRNAR; via the coding sequence ATGACCGGACGCGTGCACGGCGGGCCCGGCGCGCAAGGCGCGGCCTGCTACGACTTCTCCACCAACGCCAATGCCTGCGGACCTTGCCCGCAAGCATTGGCGGCCGTGCAGGGCGCGGACGCCCTGCGCTATCCGGACCCGGCTTCGACCCGCGTGCGCGAAGCCTTGGCTGCCTTCCATGGCGTGGCCGTCGAGCGCATCGTGCCGGCCGCGAGCGCCAGCGAGATGATCTTCCGGCTCACCGCCTGGGCGGCGCGCAGCGGCGTGCGGCAGGTGGCCTTGCCCAGGCATTCCTATGGCGACTATGCCCAGGCCGCGCGCGCCTGGGGCCTCGTGCCGGCCGCGGACGCCGCGCTGGCCTGGGCCTGCGAGCCTTCCAGCCCGTTGGGGCAGGGGGAGCGCGATCTGCATGGGGCCGACGGTGCCATCGTGGTGCTGGATCGTGCCTACGAACCCTTGCGATTGACGGGCGCCAGCTCCTTCAGCGGCGCACAATGCGATGCCATGTGGCAGCTGTGGTCGCCCAACAAGGCGCTGGGACTCACCGGCGTGCGCGGCGCCTATGCCATCGCGCCGGTCGCCGTGGACACGGCGGAAGCCGAAGCGATGGCACCGTCCTGGCCCCTGGGCGCGCACGGCGAGGCCATGCTCCTCGCGTGGTGCGAAAGTGCCGTGCAGCAATGGCTGGCCGCAAGCCGCGCCACCCTGCGCAACTGGAAAGACCGGCAGCAGGCGCTGTGTCGCGACCTCGGCTGGTCGCTGCAGCCCAGCGACGCCAACTTCTTCGTCGTGCAGGCCCCGCAATTGACTGCGGCCTTGCCGGCGCTGCGCGGGCAGGGCGTGCAGTTGCGTGACTGCGCTTCCTTCGGCCTGCGGGGGCATGCGCGCCTGAGCGTGCAGCCGCCCGCGGCGCAGGACGCGCTGGCGCTCGCCTGGAGGAATGCGCGATGA
- a CDS encoding FecCD family ABC transporter permease: MSAAAVVDRRGLVLGFVLLLVAALVAAVGAGVGSTGFESVLRARHDAAAWQILWDIRLPRTLGAWAAGALLGLAGAVAQGLFRNPLADPYLLGSASGAALGVALALVFVGASPFAAHWLPRVGLTGAAFCGAVVGVLMTLVLARGVLHTLRLLLAGVIVGVVLGAARDLLTLAVPDTLQAMQGFMLGTTGFVGWPACGVMLALLVPLLAVAWALGRMLDALALGEATAASLGLPLGAMRAALVAVLALATGGAVAQTGLIGFVGLAAPHLVRSFAPVPHGRLVLLAALMGGLLLMGADVLARWLIAPQELPVGVLTAVLGGTYLLWLMHRRSRRGVFS; the protein is encoded by the coding sequence ATGAGCGCTGCAGCCGTCGTCGACCGCCGCGGACTGGTGCTGGGCTTCGTGCTGCTGCTGGTCGCGGCGCTGGTGGCGGCCGTCGGTGCCGGCGTCGGCAGCACCGGCTTCGAAAGCGTGCTGCGGGCCCGCCACGATGCCGCGGCCTGGCAGATCCTGTGGGACATCCGCCTGCCGCGCACCCTGGGCGCCTGGGCCGCCGGCGCGCTGCTGGGACTGGCTGGCGCCGTGGCGCAGGGCTTGTTCCGCAATCCGCTGGCGGATCCTTACCTGCTTGGAAGCGCGTCCGGGGCCGCGCTGGGCGTCGCGCTGGCGCTGGTCTTCGTCGGCGCCTCGCCTTTCGCCGCGCACTGGCTGCCGCGCGTGGGCCTCACGGGCGCGGCCTTCTGTGGCGCCGTGGTCGGCGTGCTGATGACGCTGGTGCTGGCGCGCGGCGTGCTGCACACCTTGCGCCTGTTGCTGGCCGGCGTGATCGTGGGCGTGGTGCTCGGCGCCGCGCGCGACCTGCTGACGCTGGCCGTGCCCGACACCTTGCAGGCAATGCAGGGCTTCATGCTGGGCACCACCGGCTTCGTCGGCTGGCCGGCCTGCGGCGTGATGCTGGCCTTGCTGGTGCCGCTGCTCGCCGTGGCCTGGGCGCTGGGACGCATGCTGGATGCGCTGGCCCTGGGCGAGGCCACGGCGGCCAGCCTGGGCCTGCCGCTCGGTGCGATGCGCGCGGCGCTGGTCGCCGTGCTGGCACTTGCCACCGGCGGCGCGGTGGCGCAGACGGGCCTGATTGGTTTCGTGGGACTGGCGGCGCCGCACCTGGTGCGCTCCTTCGCGCCGGTGCCGCATGGCCGCCTCGTGCTGCTGGCGGCCTTGATGGGGGGGCTGCTGTTGATGGGCGCCGACGTGCTGGCCCGCTGGCTGATCGCGCCGCAGGAGTTGCCGGTGGGAGTGCTCACCGCGGTGCTCGGTGGCACCTATCTGCTGTGGCTGATGCACCGGCGCAGCCGGCGGGGCGTGTTCTCGTGA
- the cbiB gene encoding adenosylcobinamide-phosphate synthase CbiB encodes MGAWLVLAALLLAFALDHVFGEPRARWHPVVGMGRYLELAGRRVAPRAGEAATATARVFTLGALAWLLGALLVVALAWSLQHALLLLPAWATALLAGIALKPLLAWRMLREETAAVEQALSVSLAAGRERLARLVSRDVNALDEAGVRESAIESLAENLNDSVVAPVFWFLLLGLPGATLYRFANTADAMWGYRGPRGGRDWEWAGKFAARADDALSWLPARLTALLIALAHHGLPWRPLRAEAARTASPNSGWPMAAMALALDVRLGKPGVYVLNAGARCAQPADGARAQVLAARAVGWLLALSVLVLLVEGA; translated from the coding sequence ATGGGCGCGTGGCTTGTCCTGGCGGCGCTGCTGCTCGCGTTCGCGTTGGACCATGTGTTCGGCGAACCGCGGGCGCGCTGGCATCCGGTGGTAGGGATGGGGCGCTACCTGGAGCTGGCGGGGCGGCGGGTTGCGCCGCGGGCCGGTGAGGCTGCCACTGCAACGGCACGCGTCTTCACGCTTGGCGCGCTTGCCTGGCTGCTCGGTGCCTTGCTTGTCGTCGCGCTCGCCTGGTCGCTGCAACACGCCTTGCTGCTGTTGCCTGCATGGGCCACGGCCTTGCTGGCAGGCATCGCGCTGAAGCCGTTGCTGGCCTGGCGGATGTTGCGCGAAGAGACCGCGGCCGTGGAGCAGGCGCTGTCCGTCTCGCTGGCCGCGGGACGTGAACGCCTCGCGCGGCTGGTCAGCCGAGACGTCAATGCGCTCGACGAGGCCGGCGTGCGCGAGAGCGCGATCGAATCGCTGGCGGAGAACCTCAACGACTCCGTCGTCGCGCCGGTGTTCTGGTTCCTGCTGCTCGGGCTGCCCGGCGCCACGTTGTACCGCTTCGCCAACACCGCCGATGCGATGTGGGGCTACCGCGGCCCGCGCGGCGGCCGCGACTGGGAGTGGGCCGGCAAGTTCGCGGCGCGTGCCGACGACGCGCTGTCCTGGCTGCCGGCGCGCCTCACGGCGCTGCTGATCGCCCTGGCGCATCACGGGCTGCCCTGGCGCCCGCTGCGCGCGGAGGCGGCACGCACCGCTTCGCCGAACAGCGGCTGGCCGATGGCGGCCATGGCGCTGGCATTGGACGTCCGCCTGGGAAAGCCGGGTGTCTACGTCCTGAATGCAGGCGCGCGCTGCGCGCAACCGGCCGATGGCGCGCGGGCTCAGGTGCTCGCCGCGCGGGCGGTCGGTTGGTTGCTCGCGTTGAGCGTGCTCGTGTTGCTGGTGGAAGGCGCATGA
- a CDS encoding histidine phosphatase family protein: MKLWLVRHARPLLAPGLCYGVTDVDADADATAFAASVLAAQLPPHVAVACSPLRRCLQLAEALQALRPGLEFRVESRLAEMDFGLFEGERWDAIARAEYARWEADFAGYRFGGRESVGEFMARVGAALADARGGGDVLWITHAGVARAVRLLATGVTAPLQAADWPREGLAFGELQCFPM, translated from the coding sequence ATGAAACTCTGGCTGGTGCGCCACGCGCGGCCGCTGCTGGCGCCGGGGCTGTGCTATGGCGTGACGGATGTCGACGCCGATGCGGACGCAACGGCGTTCGCTGCGTCGGTGTTGGCTGCGCAATTGCCGCCGCACGTCGCCGTCGCGTGTTCGCCGCTGCGGCGTTGCCTGCAGCTGGCCGAGGCGCTGCAGGCCTTGCGGCCGGGCCTGGAGTTCCGCGTCGAGTCCCGCTTGGCGGAAATGGATTTCGGCTTGTTCGAAGGCGAGCGCTGGGATGCCATCGCGCGCGCCGAGTACGCGCGCTGGGAAGCGGACTTCGCCGGCTACCGTTTCGGCGGCCGCGAAAGCGTTGGTGAATTCATGGCGCGCGTCGGCGCCGCGCTGGCCGACGCACGCGGCGGCGGCGACGTGCTGTGGATCACCCACGCCGGCGTGGCCCGCGCAGTGCGGCTGCTGGCCACCGGTGTCACCGCGCCGCTGCAAGCCGCCGACTGGCCGCGCGAGGGGCTGGCTTTCGGAGAGTTGCAGTGCTTTCCGATGTGA
- a CDS encoding adenosylcobinamide-GDP ribazoletransferase, producing the protein MMWLRHWLLALQFFTRVPVTGRLAGWVGYSPAMLRASAAHFPGIGLLVGALAALVAGGLLVLLPPNPYAPLVAAAFSTIATLLFTGALHEDGLGDVADGLGGSPDRQRALEIMKDSRIGSFGALALVLAIATKLALLALLGAHDVRALCTGLVLAHVLSRAWPLLLIRCLPHVGDAGGSKSKPLADAISGRALAAGAAWTALVVAAVAGLQGPLFVVAPLLASALAFAWVLRLFRRRLQGFTGDCLGTTQQVCEIACYLGLAFLP; encoded by the coding sequence ATGATGTGGCTGCGGCACTGGCTGCTGGCGCTGCAGTTCTTCACCCGGGTGCCGGTGACGGGCCGGCTCGCCGGCTGGGTGGGCTACAGCCCCGCCATGCTGCGAGCGAGTGCCGCGCATTTCCCCGGCATCGGCCTGCTGGTGGGCGCGCTGGCGGCGCTGGTGGCCGGCGGGCTGCTCGTGCTGCTGCCGCCCAATCCGTATGCGCCGTTGGTGGCGGCGGCGTTTTCCACCATCGCCACCTTGCTCTTCACCGGCGCCTTGCACGAGGACGGCCTGGGCGACGTCGCCGACGGCCTGGGCGGTTCGCCGGACCGCCAGCGCGCGCTGGAGATCATGAAGGACTCGCGCATCGGCAGCTTCGGCGCGCTGGCGCTGGTGCTCGCGATCGCGACCAAGCTGGCCTTGCTGGCGCTGCTGGGCGCGCACGACGTGCGCGCACTGTGCACCGGCCTGGTGCTGGCGCACGTGCTGTCGCGTGCCTGGCCGCTGTTGCTGATCCGCTGCTTGCCGCACGTGGGCGACGCGGGCGGCAGCAAATCCAAGCCGCTGGCCGATGCGATCAGTGGCCGGGCCCTGGCCGCCGGCGCGGCGTGGACGGCGCTGGTCGTGGCCGCGGTCGCGGGACTGCAGGGGCCGCTGTTCGTCGTCGCGCCGCTGCTGGCTTCGGCGCTGGCCTTTGCCTGGGTGCTGCGCCTGTTCCGGCGGCGGCTGCAGGGTTTCACCGGCGATTGCCTGGGCACGACGCAGCAAGTGTGCGAGATTGCCTGCTACCTGGGCCTCGCCTTCCTCCCATGA
- a CDS encoding ABC transporter substrate-binding protein has product MSLEIARGPRRIVCLTEEATEWLYLLGEDARIVGISGYTVRPRRAREEKPKVSAFLSAKIAKILELQPDCVFGFSDLQADIAAELVRKGVQVTIFNQRSVEEIFAMLYQVAAMVGRAADGLRRLEAMRARLLEIEAAGRALPRRPRIFFEEWDEPHISAIRWVSQLAGIAGADDVFPELALMPMGKDRIIADGAEIVRRNPDIVVGSWCGKKFRPEKVAARPGWENVNAVRAGQLFEIKSADILQPGPAALTDGVEQLHRIVLEWSRTHG; this is encoded by the coding sequence ATGTCTCTGGAGATCGCCCGCGGCCCGCGCCGCATCGTCTGCCTCACCGAGGAAGCCACCGAGTGGCTCTACCTGCTGGGCGAGGATGCGCGCATCGTGGGCATCTCCGGCTACACGGTGCGCCCGCGCCGGGCCCGCGAGGAGAAGCCGAAGGTCAGCGCCTTCCTCAGCGCCAAGATAGCCAAGATCCTGGAACTGCAACCGGATTGCGTCTTCGGTTTCTCCGACCTGCAGGCCGACATCGCCGCGGAGCTGGTGCGCAAGGGCGTGCAGGTCACCATCTTCAACCAGCGCAGCGTGGAGGAGATCTTCGCCATGCTGTACCAGGTGGCGGCGATGGTGGGCCGCGCCGCCGACGGCCTGCGCCGGCTGGAGGCGATGCGTGCGCGCCTGCTGGAGATCGAGGCCGCGGGGCGCGCGCTGCCACGCCGGCCCCGCATCTTCTTCGAGGAGTGGGACGAGCCGCATATCAGCGCGATCCGCTGGGTGTCGCAGCTGGCCGGCATCGCCGGCGCCGACGACGTCTTTCCCGAACTGGCGCTGATGCCCATGGGCAAGGACCGCATCATCGCGGACGGGGCGGAGATCGTCCGCCGCAATCCGGACATCGTGGTCGGCTCCTGGTGCGGCAAGAAGTTCCGGCCCGAGAAGGTTGCTGCGCGTCCGGGCTGGGAGAACGTGAACGCGGTGCGCGCAGGGCAGCTGTTCGAGATCAAGTCCGCGGACATCCTGCAGCCGGGGCCGGCGGCGCTGACCGACGGCGTCGAGCAGTTGCATCGCATCGTCCTGGAATGGAGCCGCACGCATGGCTGA
- a CDS encoding cobyric acid synthase, which translates to MTARCVMVLGTTSGAGKSWLTTALCRWYARQGLKVAPFKAQNMSNNARVVAGGEIGSAQYFQALAARAEPDVRMNPLLLKPERDTHSQVILLGQVDDALANEPWRGRSEKVWPQIAQSLDALRAENDVVVIEGAGSPAEINLKSSDIVNMRVALHADAACLLVTDIDRGGAFAHLYGTWALLDEAERRLLRGFVLNKFRGDAALLAPGPQQLERLTGVPTVATLPMWWQHGLPEEDGVFDDRSVVAGAVTRTVAVVAYPRLSNLDEFQPLKNVPGLRLLWARSPADVAGADWIVLPGSKHTSSDLQWLRTQGLDRAIARHAEAGRAVLGVCGGLQMLGEALIDPYAIDGNGPGLGLLPLVTQFEPAKTVRRTQASFGAMHGPWTALSGVEASGYEIHHGRTVQHAGMAAAHTVLPGGLGWQNAQGNVLGVYLHGLFEDPAVLHALFGAAAPTLDSVFDGLADFIEREFPAAYLGGLIACN; encoded by the coding sequence ATGACCGCCCGTTGCGTGATGGTGCTGGGCACCACCAGCGGCGCCGGCAAGAGCTGGCTGACGACGGCTTTGTGCCGCTGGTATGCGCGCCAGGGCCTGAAGGTGGCGCCGTTCAAGGCGCAGAACATGTCCAACAACGCGCGCGTCGTGGCCGGCGGGGAGATCGGCAGCGCGCAGTACTTCCAGGCGCTGGCCGCGCGGGCCGAGCCGGACGTGCGCATGAACCCGCTGCTGCTGAAGCCCGAGCGCGACACCCATAGCCAGGTCATCCTGCTGGGGCAGGTCGACGATGCGCTTGCGAACGAGCCCTGGCGGGGCCGCAGCGAGAAGGTGTGGCCGCAGATCGCGCAGTCGCTGGATGCGTTGCGGGCAGAGAACGACGTCGTCGTCATCGAAGGCGCCGGTTCGCCGGCGGAAATCAACCTGAAGTCCAGCGACATCGTCAACATGCGCGTGGCGCTGCATGCCGATGCCGCCTGCCTGCTGGTCACCGACATCGACCGCGGCGGCGCCTTCGCCCACCTGTACGGCACCTGGGCGCTGCTGGACGAAGCGGAGCGGCGCCTGCTGCGCGGCTTCGTGCTGAACAAGTTCCGCGGCGACGCGGCGCTGCTCGCGCCGGGCCCGCAGCAACTGGAGCGCCTGACCGGCGTGCCCACCGTGGCCACATTGCCCATGTGGTGGCAGCACGGCCTGCCGGAAGAGGACGGCGTGTTCGACGATCGCAGCGTCGTGGCCGGCGCGGTCACGCGCACGGTCGCCGTCGTCGCCTATCCGCGCCTGAGCAACCTCGACGAATTCCAGCCGCTGAAGAACGTGCCCGGCCTGCGCCTGCTGTGGGCGCGCAGCCCGGCGGACGTGGCCGGCGCCGACTGGATCGTGCTGCCCGGCTCCAAGCACACGAGTTCCGACCTGCAGTGGCTGCGCACACAAGGCCTGGACCGCGCCATCGCGCGCCACGCCGAAGCCGGCCGCGCCGTGCTGGGCGTGTGCGGCGGCCTGCAGATGCTGGGCGAGGCGCTGATCGACCCGTACGCCATCGACGGCAACGGGCCGGGCCTGGGGCTGCTGCCGCTGGTCACGCAGTTCGAGCCGGCCAAGACGGTGCGGCGCACGCAGGCGAGCTTCGGCGCGATGCACGGGCCGTGGACGGCGCTTTCGGGCGTGGAAGCGTCCGGCTACGAGATCCACCACGGCAGGACGGTGCAGCACGCCGGCATGGCGGCGGCGCACACGGTGCTGCCCGGCGGCCTGGGCTGGCAGAACGCGCAAGGCAACGTGCTGGGCGTGTACCTGCACGGCCTGTTCGAAGACCCGGCCGTGCTGCACGCGCTGTTCGGCGCGGCGGCGCCGACGCTGGACAGCGTGTTCGACGGCCTGGCCGATTTCATAGAGCGGGAGTTCCCCGCGGCTTACCTGGGCGGGCTGATCGCCTGCAACTGA
- the cobT gene encoding nicotinate-nucleotide--dimethylbenzimidazole phosphoribosyltransferase, translating to MQIQHIEDLHDPVLAQSLQHKIDRKTKPLGALGRLETLALQLGLILGSETPQLREPQLLVCAGDHGLAARGVSAYPSDVTWQMVENFLAGGAAVSVLARQHGLALTVVDCGVRHDFAPRPGLAIRKIGPGTADSAEGPAMTAAQCEQAIANGRELVAGLPGNAVLLGEMGIGNTSAASLLLAALTGTPIADCVGAGTGLDEAGIARKRAVLEQVLARHAGAREPLQALAAFGGFEIATLVGAVLQAARERRVIVVDGFISSAAVLVAKKLQPHVTQRCVFSHRSDEFGHQLMLRHLGPDAATPARALLDLGLRLGEGSGAALAWPLLQSACAILAEMASFESAGVSDKA from the coding sequence ATGCAGATCCAACACATCGAAGACCTCCACGACCCCGTGCTGGCGCAAAGCCTGCAGCACAAGATCGACCGCAAGACCAAGCCGCTGGGCGCGCTGGGCCGGCTGGAAACGCTGGCCTTGCAACTCGGGCTGATCCTGGGCAGCGAGACGCCGCAACTGCGCGAGCCGCAGCTGCTGGTGTGCGCCGGCGACCATGGCCTGGCCGCCCGCGGCGTGTCGGCCTATCCGAGCGACGTCACCTGGCAGATGGTGGAGAACTTCCTGGCTGGCGGCGCGGCCGTGAGCGTGCTGGCCCGCCAGCATGGCCTGGCACTGACGGTGGTCGATTGCGGCGTGCGGCATGACTTCGCGCCGCGGCCCGGCCTGGCCATCCGCAAGATCGGCCCCGGCACCGCCGACAGTGCAGAAGGCCCGGCGATGACCGCGGCGCAGTGCGAGCAGGCCATCGCCAACGGCCGCGAGCTGGTGGCCGGGCTGCCGGGCAACGCGGTGCTGCTGGGCGAGATGGGCATCGGCAATACCTCGGCCGCTTCCTTGCTGCTGGCGGCGTTGACCGGCACGCCGATTGCGGATTGCGTCGGTGCCGGCACCGGCCTGGACGAAGCGGGCATCGCCCGCAAGCGCGCCGTGCTGGAGCAGGTGCTGGCCAGGCACGCCGGTGCGCGCGAGCCGCTGCAGGCGCTGGCGGCCTTCGGCGGCTTCGAGATCGCGACCCTGGTGGGCGCGGTGCTGCAGGCCGCGCGCGAGCGGCGCGTGATCGTCGTCGACGGCTTCATTTCCAGCGCCGCGGTGCTGGTGGCGAAGAAGCTGCAGCCGCACGTGACGCAGCGCTGCGTGTTCTCGCACCGGTCGGACGAATTCGGCCACCAGCTGATGCTGCGCCACCTGGGCCCGGATGCCGCGACGCCGGCGCGCGCGCTGCTGGACCTGGGCTTGCGCCTGGGCGAGGGCTCGGGCGCGGCGCTGGCCTGGCCGCTGCTGCAATCGGCCTGCGCCATCCTCGCCGAGATGGCCAGCTTCGAATCGGCCGGCGTTTCGGACAAGGCCTGA
- a CDS encoding ABC transporter ATP-binding protein, with the protein MSALEARALRASLGPRGDRREVLHGIDLRFAAGRWTSIVGPNGAGKSTLLRALAGLLPHEGGVLLHGRDLPTFSLRERARQLGWLGQNESAADDLTVYDVAMLGRLPHRAWLAPPAPADHQAVEEALRATQAWDWRERLLGHLSGGERQRVLLARALAVRAGVLLMDEPLANLDPPHQADWLVLVRELVARGTTVVSVLHELSMALQADDMVVLAGGRVVHHGPCGAAETHAELARVFDHRIRVRSLEGQWITLPHD; encoded by the coding sequence GTGAGCGCCCTCGAAGCGCGCGCATTGCGCGCCAGCCTGGGCCCGCGCGGCGACCGGCGCGAGGTCCTGCACGGCATCGACCTGCGCTTCGCCGCCGGCCGCTGGACCAGCATCGTCGGTCCGAACGGCGCGGGCAAGTCGACCTTGCTGCGGGCGCTGGCGGGCCTGCTGCCCCACGAGGGCGGCGTGCTGCTGCATGGGCGCGACCTGCCCACTTTCAGCCTGCGCGAACGCGCGCGCCAATTGGGCTGGCTGGGGCAGAACGAATCGGCAGCCGACGACCTCACGGTCTATGACGTCGCGATGCTGGGCCGCCTGCCGCATCGCGCCTGGCTGGCGCCGCCGGCGCCCGCGGACCATCAAGCGGTGGAAGAAGCCTTGCGCGCGACGCAGGCCTGGGACTGGCGCGAACGCCTGCTGGGGCACCTGTCCGGCGGCGAACGCCAGCGCGTGCTGCTGGCGCGCGCGCTCGCGGTGCGCGCCGGCGTGCTGCTGATGGACGAGCCGCTCGCCAACCTGGACCCGCCGCACCAGGCCGACTGGCTGGTGCTGGTGCGCGAACTCGTCGCGCGTGGCACGACGGTGGTCAGCGTGCTGCACGAACTCTCCATGGCCTTGCAGGCCGACGACATGGTGGTGCTGGCCGGCGGTCGCGTCGTCCACCACGGCCCCTGCGGCGCGGCCGAGACCCACGCCGAACTGGCCCGCGTATTCGACCATCGCATCCGCGTGCGTTCGCTGGAAGGCCAGTGGATCACGCTGCCGCACGACTGA
- a CDS encoding bifunctional adenosylcobinamide kinase/adenosylcobinamide-phosphate guanylyltransferase gives MAELAVARSELILGGQKSGKTARAEALAAAWLARSPAHRAVYIATAQAWDEEMRERIARHRRDRALRVPAMETVEEPLELVRAIGAHSRADTLVVVDCLTLWLTARLLPVDALQALPAPDDELIERAVAAAAGPLVLVSNEIGLGVIPMGRESRAFVDALGRLNQQAARACERVTLMAAGLPLPLKGQS, from the coding sequence ATGGCTGAACTGGCGGTGGCGCGCAGCGAGCTGATCCTGGGCGGCCAGAAAAGCGGCAAGACCGCGCGCGCCGAGGCGCTGGCCGCGGCGTGGCTGGCGCGCTCGCCGGCGCATCGCGCCGTCTACATCGCCACGGCGCAGGCCTGGGACGAGGAGATGCGCGAGCGCATTGCGCGGCATCGCCGGGACCGCGCGCTGCGCGTGCCGGCGATGGAAACCGTGGAAGAACCTCTGGAGCTGGTGCGCGCGATCGGTGCGCACAGCCGCGCCGACACGCTGGTGGTCGTCGACTGCCTGACCTTGTGGCTGACGGCGCGCCTGCTGCCGGTCGATGCCCTCCAGGCGCTGCCGGCGCCTGACGATGAATTGATCGAACGCGCGGTCGCCGCGGCCGCCGGGCCGCTGGTGCTGGTGAGCAACGAGATCGGCCTGGGCGTGATCCCGATGGGCCGCGAGTCGCGCGCCTTCGTCGATGCGCTGGGCCGCCTCAACCAGCAGGCCGCAAGGGCTTGCGAGCGCGTGACGCTGATGGCCGCGGGCCTGCCGCTGCCGCTGAAAGGACAGTCGTGA
- the cobO gene encoding cob(I)yrinic acid a,c-diamide adenosyltransferase codes for MQIETPPAAKPYEKPEGERRGLVIVNTGDGKGKSTAAFGLALRAHGRGKAVKIFQFMKVPTARFGEHRMFEQIGIPIEGLGDGFSWKSQDLERSAQLARDGWQKARAAILGGEFFLVVLDELTYPLIYGWLPLDEVLATLRERPREVHVAITGRRCPPEIIELADTVTEMQKVKHAFNAGVPAQRGIED; via the coding sequence ATGCAGATCGAGACGCCGCCCGCGGCGAAACCCTACGAGAAGCCCGAAGGCGAGCGCCGCGGCCTCGTCATCGTCAACACCGGCGACGGCAAGGGCAAGAGCACGGCCGCCTTCGGTCTCGCGCTGCGGGCGCACGGGCGCGGCAAGGCGGTGAAGATCTTCCAGTTCATGAAAGTGCCCACCGCGCGCTTCGGCGAACACCGCATGTTCGAGCAGATCGGCATTCCGATCGAAGGCCTCGGCGATGGCTTCTCCTGGAAGAGCCAGGACCTGGAGCGTTCGGCGCAGCTCGCGCGCGATGGCTGGCAGAAGGCGAGGGCGGCCATCCTGGGCGGCGAGTTCTTCCTGGTCGTCCTCGACGAGCTGACCTATCCGCTGATCTACGGCTGGCTCCCGCTGGACGAGGTGCTGGCGACCTTGCGCGAGCGCCCGCGCGAAGTGCACGTGGCGATCACGGGGCGGCGCTGCCCGCCGGAGATCATCGAGCTGGCCGACACCGTGACCGAGATGCAGAAGGTCAAGCACGCCTTCAACGCCGGCGTGCCGGCGCAGCGGGGCATCGAGGACTGA
- a CDS encoding helical backbone metal receptor — MKRILGALVLALVLAAPARAELKVTDDRGVTVTLPQSPRRIVSLLPSLTETVCELGECGRLVGVDRYSNYPASVLALPRVGGGIDPNIEAVVALKPDVVLMATSSRGAERLESLGVKVLAMEPRTAADVPRVMEKLGQLLQVPDAQRIWRAINAGVAAAAQSLPPAARGARVYFEVSRGPYAAGPGSFIGDVLQRLGARNIITPEMGPFPRINPEFVVKADPDLILIGDRNADGLEQRPGWAKLRAVREKRICVFDAAQSDVLVRPGPRMAEAARLLAGCLAAKAGK, encoded by the coding sequence GTGAAGAGGATCCTGGGGGCGCTGGTCCTCGCGCTCGTGCTGGCGGCGCCGGCCCGGGCGGAACTGAAAGTGACCGACGACCGCGGCGTCACCGTGACGCTGCCGCAGTCGCCGCGCCGCATCGTGAGCCTGCTGCCTTCGCTGACCGAGACCGTCTGCGAGCTGGGCGAATGCGGCCGGCTGGTCGGCGTGGACCGCTATTCCAACTATCCGGCTTCGGTGCTGGCCCTGCCCAGGGTGGGCGGTGGCATCGATCCGAACATCGAGGCGGTGGTCGCGCTCAAACCCGACGTGGTGCTGATGGCCACCTCTTCGCGCGGCGCCGAGCGGCTGGAGTCGCTGGGCGTCAAGGTGCTGGCGATGGAGCCGCGCACGGCCGCCGACGTGCCGCGCGTGATGGAGAAGCTGGGCCAGCTGCTGCAGGTGCCCGATGCGCAGCGCATCTGGCGCGCCATCAACGCCGGCGTGGCGGCGGCCGCGCAGTCGCTGCCGCCGGCGGCGCGCGGCGCGCGCGTGTACTTCGAGGTGAGCCGCGGTCCCTATGCGGCCGGGCCCGGCTCCTTCATCGGCGACGTCCTGCAGCGGCTGGGCGCGCGCAACATCATCACGCCGGAGATGGGGCCTTTCCCGCGCATCAACCCCGAGTTCGTGGTGAAGGCCGATCCCGACCTGATCCTGATCGGCGACCGCAACGCCGACGGCCTGGAGCAGCGTCCCGGCTGGGCGAAGCTGCGCGCGGTGCGCGAGAAGCGCATCTGCGTGTTCGATGCCGCGCAGTCGGACGTGCTGGTCCGCCCCGGCCCGCGCATGGCCGAAGCCGCGCGCCTGCTGGCGGGCTGCCTGGCGGCCAAGGCTGGCAAATGA